One region of Rubripirellula tenax genomic DNA includes:
- a CDS encoding glycosyltransferase family 2 protein, producing MIWIFWISAFAFATPFLFYPVGVFLLSRLRRKPAIGSATPSATLVVSAFNEAGCIRDKIANALALDYPSHLFDVMVISDASDDGTDEIVEGWNDPRVKLCRMERRSGKSAGLTRFCPRASGDILVFTDANSIFQPDALTKLARHFDDFDLGYSVGRQSYTNIDSSSSDSENIYWSIELMMKAWESRLSSVVGADGAIYALRSELFEPLSAEDINDFLLPLKVVVRGYRGVFDPEAVCFEDAAPDFAGEFRRKRRIVNRSMRAVLKVPGAMNPFRVGWFAVQLIAHKVLRWLCPLFLVTMLISSAVLSFQEVNDRSLGWTYSVLLLLQLLGYAIACLHIFPPFRRIRLVYIAYYFLMVNIASARGLAMLAGGRAIGVWKPER from the coding sequence ATGATTTGGATTTTCTGGATTTCGGCGTTTGCGTTTGCGACGCCGTTTTTGTTTTATCCCGTTGGGGTCTTCCTACTGTCTCGATTGCGGCGAAAGCCTGCGATTGGCTCGGCGACGCCTTCGGCGACGCTAGTGGTCAGCGCGTTCAATGAGGCGGGGTGCATCCGTGATAAGATCGCCAATGCGTTGGCGTTGGATTACCCGTCGCATCTTTTCGATGTGATGGTGATCTCCGATGCGTCCGATGACGGAACGGATGAAATCGTTGAAGGATGGAATGACCCGCGGGTGAAGCTATGTCGCATGGAACGTCGTTCGGGTAAGTCCGCTGGACTGACCCGGTTTTGTCCGCGAGCGTCGGGCGACATCCTTGTCTTTACAGACGCCAATTCTATCTTTCAACCCGATGCGTTGACCAAATTGGCGAGGCATTTCGATGATTTCGACTTGGGCTATTCGGTGGGTCGACAGAGCTACACAAACATCGATTCATCCTCATCGGACTCGGAGAACATTTATTGGTCCATCGAATTGATGATGAAGGCGTGGGAAAGCCGATTGAGCAGCGTCGTCGGCGCCGACGGCGCGATTTATGCGCTGCGAAGCGAGTTGTTCGAACCACTTTCGGCGGAAGACATCAATGATTTCCTGCTTCCGTTGAAGGTGGTCGTCAGAGGGTATCGAGGGGTTTTTGATCCAGAGGCCGTTTGCTTCGAAGACGCGGCGCCCGACTTCGCGGGCGAATTTCGGCGCAAGCGACGGATCGTCAATCGCAGCATGCGGGCCGTTTTGAAGGTGCCCGGGGCGATGAACCCGTTCCGCGTCGGCTGGTTTGCCGTCCAGCTGATTGCCCACAAAGTGCTGCGTTGGCTTTGCCCCCTCTTTTTGGTGACTATGCTGATCAGTTCGGCTGTTCTGTCGTTTCAGGAAGTGAACGACCGCAGTCTGGGCTGGACGTATTCGGTACTGCTGTTATTGCAGTTGCTCGGCTATGCGATCGCGTGCCTGCACATATTTCCCCCGTTTCGTCGGATTCGATTGGTGTACATCGCCTACTATTTTCTGATGGTCAATATCGCGTCGGCTCGAGGCCTTGCGATGCTGGCCGGGGGACGCGCAATTGGTGTCTGGAAGCCCGAACGATGA
- a CDS encoding glycosyltransferase family 4 protein, producing MRILYHHRTLGDGAEGVHVAAMIAAFRQLGHQVLVVALAGEPTSNGTDSLAPDLPAPQINDRPLSKKILSRLAGILPGVTYELAELAYNVPAKRRLRRAIRSFQPDFVYDRYNSFSTAAIDAAASENVPVCLEVNAPVALERRMAGENRPLRLEKLAIRCERRICRAADRVVVVSTPLKTFLVEQRGVSADRVSVIPNGADPIQFDPQRSGDDVRRRLGIEGRIVVGFIGILRRWHGVDLLVDGFERIELRDPLPHLLIVGDGPIEAELRELVNQKGLQDRVTFTGRIVHSQVQDYLAAFDIAVSPRATFYASPMKILESMAMGTPIVAADTENIRDLISDGHDGLLFQPEDSDSLAKAIQRLAEDRELASTLGRNSRTKVEEERNWLSIAKEVASHFER from the coding sequence ATGAGAATCCTGTACCACCATCGGACGTTAGGCGATGGCGCCGAAGGGGTGCACGTTGCCGCCATGATCGCGGCGTTTCGCCAACTTGGGCATCAAGTGCTAGTGGTCGCACTGGCTGGCGAACCGACGTCGAACGGCACCGACTCGCTGGCACCAGACTTACCAGCACCTCAGATAAACGATCGCCCGTTGTCGAAGAAAATCCTGTCACGCCTGGCCGGGATATTGCCAGGTGTCACTTACGAATTGGCAGAACTTGCCTACAACGTTCCGGCGAAGCGGCGATTGAGACGTGCGATTCGTTCCTTTCAACCCGACTTTGTCTACGATCGATACAACAGCTTCTCAACAGCCGCCATTGATGCAGCCGCTTCCGAGAACGTGCCGGTTTGCTTGGAAGTCAACGCTCCGGTTGCTCTGGAGCGACGAATGGCGGGCGAGAACCGGCCCTTAAGACTCGAAAAGTTGGCGATTCGTTGCGAACGACGGATTTGCCGTGCTGCTGATCGGGTCGTCGTGGTTTCAACGCCGCTGAAGACCTTTTTGGTAGAACAGCGTGGTGTTTCTGCTGATCGCGTCTCGGTGATCCCCAACGGTGCCGACCCCATTCAGTTTGATCCGCAGAGGTCGGGAGACGACGTTCGGCGGCGACTGGGGATTGAAGGTCGGATTGTTGTTGGATTCATCGGTATCTTGCGACGATGGCATGGCGTTGATTTGCTAGTCGACGGGTTCGAGCGAATCGAGCTGCGCGACCCTTTGCCGCACTTGCTGATCGTGGGGGATGGCCCCATTGAGGCTGAGCTTCGGGAGTTGGTGAATCAGAAGGGGTTGCAAGATCGAGTCACATTCACGGGACGCATCGTCCATAGCCAGGTGCAAGATTACCTAGCCGCCTTTGACATCGCCGTCAGCCCGCGAGCAACGTTCTATGCTTCCCCCATGAAAATCCTAGAATCGATGGCGATGGGGACCCCGATCGTCGCCGCGGATACTGAAAATATCCGAGATCTGATCTCGGACGGTCACGATGGGTTGCTGTTCCAACCCGAGGATAGTGACTCGCTAGCAAAGGCGATCCAGAGGCTGGCCGAGGACCGAGAGCTAGCAAGTACCTTGGGGCGAAACTCTCGAACGAAGGTCGAAGAAGAACGAAACTGGTTAAGCATTGCGAAAGAAGTTGCTTCGCACTTTGAACGGTGA
- a CDS encoding FAD-binding oxidoreductase produces MSWSPSLPAATAPFGGASPVLGNSPDGGCETPFARSLDAVRDQLANLFPDGRFSDANAVRNRYAKTTLPRSTTPLGVVWPVNRDEVSSLMRILSSHQIPWHTISRGRNWGYGDSCASGDGHLIIDMGEMNRIVEINEDLAYAVIEPGVTQGQLADALNSSGSRLMLDVTGAGPDASIVGNVLQRGFGHTPYGDRTAHACNYEAVWPDGNMTRTGFGDIEKTTVGHVYPYGQGPNFQGVLAQSNAAVVTRMTIWLMPRPQRIDGFAFKTDDLSVFARMADRIGKLRQENVIGSVVHLANDLRVLSSQTQVAGDGNALDRRKPFTDRQRAYRAKKAGVAKWNGLGGLYGTNRIVAAKRKDIKKALSGICPVRFFRQRHVNALNFAVDRMPSYVIPERIRNLTAAVTDVYDLLNGKPSAKHLEGAFYRNRPDSGNVIDVGLMWIAPVIPFRSGDVLRLTTELEPIASQFGFDLPVTISPVIPRAAVAVMNLSFDKSDADEASRAEHCYGAMRQRLDEMGYPLYRTSSIKIAA; encoded by the coding sequence ATGTCATGGTCACCGTCGTTACCCGCTGCGACGGCACCCTTCGGGGGAGCGAGTCCCGTATTGGGCAACTCGCCTGATGGAGGCTGCGAAACCCCTTTCGCGCGGTCACTCGACGCGGTTAGAGATCAGTTGGCGAACTTGTTCCCCGACGGCCGATTTTCCGATGCAAATGCCGTCCGCAACCGCTACGCAAAAACGACATTGCCTCGGTCGACGACGCCGCTTGGTGTCGTATGGCCGGTCAACCGTGACGAAGTCAGTTCGCTGATGCGGATCCTTTCGAGTCATCAAATCCCCTGGCACACGATCTCTCGTGGCCGGAATTGGGGGTACGGCGATTCATGTGCGTCGGGCGATGGTCATCTGATCATTGATATGGGCGAAATGAATCGTATTGTCGAAATCAATGAAGATTTGGCCTACGCAGTCATCGAACCAGGCGTCACCCAAGGACAACTAGCCGACGCACTGAATTCGTCTGGATCGCGGCTAATGCTTGATGTGACAGGTGCTGGCCCAGATGCCAGCATTGTTGGAAATGTCCTTCAACGAGGCTTTGGTCACACGCCCTACGGGGATCGCACCGCCCACGCTTGTAACTATGAAGCAGTCTGGCCCGATGGAAATATGACGCGAACCGGTTTCGGAGACATCGAAAAGACGACGGTTGGGCATGTCTATCCCTATGGGCAAGGGCCAAATTTCCAGGGCGTTCTTGCGCAAAGCAATGCCGCTGTGGTCACTCGAATGACAATTTGGTTAATGCCCCGGCCACAGCGAATCGATGGATTTGCATTCAAAACAGATGACCTAAGCGTATTCGCCCGAATGGCGGACCGGATCGGGAAGCTCCGCCAAGAGAACGTGATTGGAAGCGTTGTTCACCTTGCAAACGATCTACGAGTGCTATCATCGCAAACGCAAGTGGCTGGGGATGGTAACGCTCTCGATCGCCGAAAACCGTTTACTGACCGTCAACGCGCCTACCGTGCGAAAAAGGCAGGGGTGGCTAAGTGGAATGGACTTGGCGGCCTCTACGGGACGAACCGTATCGTCGCTGCAAAGCGGAAGGACATCAAAAAAGCCCTCTCCGGCATATGCCCCGTGCGATTCTTTCGCCAACGGCACGTAAACGCCCTGAATTTTGCGGTCGATCGAATGCCAAGCTACGTGATCCCCGAACGGATTCGCAATTTGACCGCCGCTGTAACTGACGTTTACGACTTGCTTAACGGTAAACCATCAGCGAAACACCTCGAAGGTGCTTTCTATCGAAACCGCCCCGATTCGGGAAACGTTATCGACGTTGGCTTGATGTGGATCGCCCCGGTGATCCCATTTCGAAGCGGTGACGTCTTGCGACTTACTACGGAACTTGAGCCGATTGCCAGCCAATTTGGCTTCGACTTGCCGGTAACCATCTCTCCTGTAATCCCGCGAGCGGCCGTCGCGGTCATGAATTTGTCATTCGACAAGTCGGACGCTGACGAAGCGAGTCGTGCCGAGCATTGCTATGGCGCCATGCGGCAACGGCTCGACGAAATGGGATATCCGCTATACCGAACGTCTTCGATAAAAATCGCGGCGTAA
- a CDS encoding right-handed parallel beta-helix repeat-containing protein, which produces MSLPHDESSIEAVASIEAIVPAVDDAADVVTLESFAQQDSSEAALPESNAITPFWRKVGDAPTFAPEWYANQGEVTQHVYYDDALTPAENGALLRDVISNLSAGDHIQIHAGTYSIDSYYTIQASGTESQPVTIAGAPGEEVTITRFNATQNVMNIFPSQYLIIEGLHLRGGSTGLKIQEVSHFMLHNVEISETKGNGVAANSKDTSYLYFIDNEIHDTGGNGEGLYLGAHDGSKITHNSYVIGNYIYNLNASDVGQGDGIEIKDGSYAVTIKHNFVQNTNYPGIIVYRTGRGAEDRNIIEENVIINSNDTAIQATADAVIRNNLVVTNRTGFLSKPFTTVPQNLTVVNNTIVAGTDGVRTIGWDSEDAVDNVFANNVIHSAVDRPIPNGLGNATVVGNVVVTDLAATFADIQFNGTSWDPTPLPNTQLIGTADLSYLPEVDLTGRPRITGGDVGAVDYREVGGELPDPDVPADGVYGRFDFGSDTSPLGSEYTRVTQADRYDYIAPYGWISGSVGSRDRARGDDLNRDFNFVSSGSMTFVVDVPDGNYQATVGFSDQSYAIDGMQVSIEGTSVDTISTVAGETVLRTYEFEIRDRQLSLTLTRGASGFALINSLELKRVLDVGAGVLVTPGLNQTTTESLGTSTFAVQLKTRPTAQVTINLLSTDSSEGMLSQTQLVFTPDDWDQPKTVTAIGVDDSVLDGDIEYTIMTSATESEDPAYDGLPVDDINLVNLDNEVVTDRLISQFDFGTAGSPVATGYTQVTPSDRYDPAVGHGWLGRSIGGRDRARMDDTTRDFNFVASGSMTFGVDIPAGNYQVEIVVADAIYENQGMQVLVEGEQVDTLSISGGESITRTYDVMVQDGQLTLTMVRGTRGFALINALKLTSSSTPNADPGVIVRAAANQVTSENLDSTSFTVELGSAPTSPVEINLGSNNENEGTLSTGQLVFTQENWNQPQTVTVTGVDDDLVDGDIPYQVITSNTTSLDPSYQGLDVDDVSITNLDNDISATELVNRFDFGSSTSPTEAGYTKVVPTDRYDASKGFGWLSGQLGSRDRTDADDLTRDFNHVASGAMEFAVDLANGVYRISVIIGDRYYAHSGMKVSVEGELVDTLSIGPNEFFRDSYMATVSDGQLTLEIARGESGFALINSMTIERIT; this is translated from the coding sequence GTGTCGCTCCCCCACGATGAATCTTCGATTGAAGCTGTAGCTTCGATCGAAGCGATTGTTCCGGCGGTCGATGATGCTGCCGACGTGGTCACTTTGGAGAGCTTCGCCCAGCAGGATTCGAGCGAAGCAGCTTTACCGGAAAGCAACGCAATCACTCCGTTTTGGCGAAAGGTCGGCGACGCACCGACGTTTGCACCGGAGTGGTACGCCAACCAGGGCGAGGTCACTCAGCACGTCTACTACGACGATGCGCTAACACCCGCTGAGAACGGTGCGTTGTTGAGGGATGTGATCAGCAACCTTTCCGCCGGCGACCACATTCAAATCCATGCTGGCACCTACTCCATCGACTCGTATTACACGATTCAGGCTTCGGGCACCGAGTCACAACCGGTAACGATTGCAGGAGCACCGGGCGAGGAGGTCACCATCACCCGCTTCAATGCGACGCAGAATGTGATGAACATTTTTCCGTCGCAGTATTTGATCATCGAGGGCTTGCATTTGCGCGGCGGATCGACCGGGCTAAAAATCCAGGAGGTCAGCCACTTCATGTTGCACAATGTTGAGATTTCGGAAACGAAGGGCAATGGAGTTGCGGCGAATTCCAAGGACACGTCGTATCTTTACTTCATTGACAACGAGATCCATGACACAGGCGGGAACGGCGAAGGGCTCTATCTGGGTGCCCATGATGGATCGAAGATTACACACAATTCGTATGTGATCGGCAATTACATTTACAACTTGAACGCGTCCGACGTTGGCCAAGGTGACGGGATAGAGATCAAAGATGGATCTTACGCCGTGACGATCAAGCACAACTTTGTCCAGAATACGAACTACCCCGGAATCATTGTCTATCGAACGGGTCGAGGTGCCGAAGATCGCAACATCATCGAAGAAAATGTGATCATCAACTCGAATGACACCGCCATTCAAGCGACCGCGGACGCCGTCATTCGCAACAATCTTGTCGTGACCAATCGAACGGGATTTTTGTCCAAGCCATTCACCACCGTCCCTCAAAATTTAACGGTTGTGAATAACACGATTGTTGCTGGGACCGACGGCGTGCGAACGATCGGCTGGGATAGCGAGGACGCGGTCGACAACGTGTTCGCCAACAACGTCATTCATTCTGCGGTTGATCGCCCCATCCCCAACGGCCTTGGCAATGCGACGGTTGTGGGCAACGTCGTGGTGACCGATCTTGCAGCGACGTTCGCCGATATCCAATTCAACGGAACCAGCTGGGACCCAACTCCGCTTCCGAACACCCAATTGATCGGGACTGCTGATTTGAGTTACTTACCGGAGGTTGACTTGACGGGCCGGCCTCGGATCACTGGTGGTGACGTTGGTGCGGTCGACTATCGCGAAGTGGGTGGCGAACTGCCTGACCCCGACGTTCCGGCCGACGGCGTTTACGGACGGTTCGACTTTGGAAGTGATACGTCGCCATTGGGATCCGAATATACGCGAGTCACGCAAGCGGATCGTTACGACTACATTGCCCCGTATGGTTGGATCAGCGGCAGCGTTGGTTCGCGAGATCGAGCCAGAGGTGACGACTTGAACCGAGACTTTAATTTTGTTTCCTCGGGATCGATGACGTTTGTGGTCGACGTTCCCGACGGGAATTATCAGGCGACGGTCGGCTTCAGCGATCAGTCCTACGCGATCGACGGTATGCAGGTGTCTATCGAGGGCACGTCCGTTGACACCATTTCAACGGTGGCTGGCGAAACGGTCTTGCGAACGTACGAGTTTGAGATTCGAGATCGGCAACTGTCGCTGACACTGACTCGAGGTGCGAGTGGTTTTGCGCTGATCAACTCGCTTGAACTGAAGCGAGTTTTGGATGTCGGTGCGGGTGTGTTGGTGACGCCGGGGCTGAACCAGACGACGACGGAATCGCTTGGCACGTCAACTTTTGCTGTCCAATTGAAGACACGTCCGACGGCGCAGGTAACGATCAATCTGTTGTCAACCGATAGCAGCGAAGGAATGTTGTCGCAAACGCAACTGGTATTTACCCCAGACGATTGGGACCAGCCTAAAACGGTAACGGCCATCGGCGTTGACGACTCGGTGCTCGACGGCGATATCGAGTACACCATCATGACTTCGGCGACGGAAAGTGAAGATCCGGCGTACGACGGGCTGCCGGTCGACGACATCAATCTTGTCAACCTCGACAACGAAGTCGTCACGGACCGGCTGATTTCGCAGTTCGACTTTGGTACCGCCGGTTCACCGGTTGCGACGGGCTATACGCAAGTCACGCCATCAGATCGATACGACCCCGCGGTTGGACATGGCTGGCTAGGTAGAAGCATTGGCGGGCGGGACCGCGCGAGGATGGATGACACGACCCGCGACTTTAACTTTGTTGCATCTGGGTCAATGACGTTTGGCGTCGACATCCCCGCTGGCAACTATCAGGTCGAGATTGTCGTCGCAGATGCGATTTACGAGAATCAGGGCATGCAGGTTCTGGTCGAAGGGGAGCAAGTCGATACGCTGTCGATCTCGGGGGGTGAATCGATCACGCGAACGTACGATGTCATGGTTCAAGATGGGCAATTGACGTTGACGATGGTTCGCGGGACTCGTGGATTCGCATTGATCAATGCATTGAAGTTGACATCTTCGTCGACACCAAACGCCGATCCCGGTGTGATCGTACGGGCGGCGGCCAACCAGGTCACTTCTGAAAATCTGGACAGCACCTCATTCACCGTCGAGCTAGGATCGGCGCCGACGTCACCCGTTGAGATCAACCTTGGATCGAACAACGAGAACGAAGGCACGTTGTCGACAGGCCAACTTGTTTTTACGCAGGAAAACTGGAACCAACCCCAGACGGTTACTGTCACGGGAGTGGACGACGACTTGGTCGATGGCGATATTCCCTATCAAGTGATCACGTCGAACACGACGAGCCTTGATCCCAGTTATCAAGGGCTGGATGTGGATGATGTCTCAATTACCAATTTGGACAACGATATATCGGCGACCGAGTTGGTCAACCGGTTCGATTTCGGCAGCAGCACTTCGCCCACCGAAGCCGGGTATACCAAGGTGGTCCCGACCGACCGCTATGATGCATCCAAGGGATTCGGTTGGCTAAGCGGGCAACTCGGATCGCGCGATCGCACGGACGCGGACGATTTGACGCGTGACTTCAACCATGTTGCGTCAGGGGCGATGGAATTTGCCGTGGATCTTGCCAATGGCGTTTACCGAATTTCTGTCATCATTGGCGATCGATACTACGCTCATTCCGGCATGAAGGTATCGGTCGAGGGCGAATTGGTGGACACACTTTCAATTGGCCCCAACGAGTTCTTTCGCGATAGCTACATGGCGACGGTCAGCGACGGGCAATTGACGCTAGAAATCGCTCGCGGTGAAAGTGGTTTCGCGCTCATCAACTCGATGACGATTGAGCGGATCACTTAG
- a CDS encoding glycosyltransferase family 4 protein codes for MKILYHHRTRGDGAEGVHISEIVSALKGLGHDVEIVCPRSAARSPGLASTGTGSNRSALQPLKTLAKQAGEIAYNIVSFFRVRNGVRKHKPDFIYERYSSLNFGGIAAAKRMGVPVILEVNATFAGKFGSRHPVCFPGILEKTERYCLEQADGIVAVSHALRSCICERNVAPERIIVSPNAVNPKRVLEVDRKTARKSKRNQLNIRDDEIVVGFVGSLRQWHGIDFFADTMVDILSKNERVMFLIVGRGEYEDELRQRIASGGIQSRVKLLGAVPHSEVYPIVAAMDIGVMPDSNEFGSPMKILEYMGMGCVPVGPRLGPIEEIIEEGVTGKLFDRRNKISLINVIVDLSQNNEQRHQIASNAAEYVVRFRTWEINAQQIISLHEQILERPISKRI; via the coding sequence ATGAAAATTTTGTACCACCACCGAACTCGCGGTGACGGCGCGGAAGGGGTACACATTTCCGAAATCGTATCGGCATTGAAAGGTCTAGGACATGACGTTGAGATCGTATGCCCCAGATCCGCTGCCCGGTCCCCTGGCCTCGCATCAACCGGTACCGGCAGCAACCGTAGTGCGCTGCAACCCTTGAAAACGCTTGCCAAACAAGCAGGTGAGATCGCGTACAATATCGTGTCATTCTTCCGTGTAAGGAATGGAGTACGCAAGCATAAACCCGACTTTATCTACGAACGATATTCTTCGCTGAACTTTGGTGGTATCGCTGCTGCAAAGCGTATGGGCGTGCCCGTCATTCTCGAAGTCAACGCAACCTTCGCAGGCAAATTTGGCAGTCGACATCCAGTTTGCTTTCCTGGCATTCTCGAAAAAACGGAACGCTACTGCCTCGAACAGGCCGATGGAATCGTTGCCGTTTCACACGCACTACGATCGTGTATCTGCGAACGAAACGTCGCCCCCGAGCGAATAATTGTTTCGCCCAATGCTGTTAATCCGAAACGCGTGCTCGAAGTCGACCGAAAAACTGCCCGTAAGTCGAAACGAAATCAGCTAAACATTCGTGATGACGAAATTGTGGTTGGTTTCGTCGGCTCATTGCGTCAGTGGCATGGGATTGATTTTTTCGCCGATACTATGGTCGATATTCTAAGTAAAAACGAGCGTGTGATGTTCTTGATCGTCGGAAGGGGCGAATATGAGGACGAGTTGCGGCAGCGGATAGCCAGCGGAGGCATCCAGAGCAGAGTAAAACTACTGGGCGCGGTTCCGCACAGCGAGGTCTATCCAATTGTGGCGGCGATGGACATTGGTGTGATGCCGGACTCCAACGAGTTCGGGTCCCCAATGAAGATCCTCGAATATATGGGAATGGGTTGCGTTCCCGTCGGACCTCGTCTCGGGCCGATCGAAGAGATAATAGAAGAGGGAGTGACCGGAAAACTATTTGACCGTCGAAACAAGATTTCGCTGATAAATGTGATCGTCGACCTGTCACAGAATAACGAACAGCGCCATCAAATCGCGTCGAATGCTGCGGAGTATGTGGTTCGCTTTCGAACGTGGGAAATAAATGCTCAGCAGATCATTAGCTTGCATGAGCAAATTTTGGAACGACCAATTTCGAAACGGATCTAA
- a CDS encoding PEP-CTERM sorting domain-containing protein: MKRVLSVLALMMVATAVQAGVLVESSLIVDNFRLVDSSGMILQAGVDYQISATSPALSLTSNEVNGSGVAVSSLAGNALVAPGAMGTTTATLALADGFIGSANEVLASLTAQSSFTANRDLSGVKALFDVSAFVDVSRDSGMPLGTGRGTTELTFGVSGFGSNVEVVLTPVGNFNLTQVGVGRAENTPTPPRAFETQAFSLLTNRTYGFTVSQTVTANFSAVPEPSSICAFGALGVVGLVASRRRKAAKNA; encoded by the coding sequence ATGAAACGTGTTCTATCTGTTTTGGCCCTGATGATGGTCGCCACCGCTGTTCAAGCTGGTGTGTTGGTTGAATCGTCGCTCATCGTCGATAACTTCCGCTTGGTTGATTCGAGCGGCATGATTTTGCAAGCTGGCGTTGACTATCAAATCAGCGCAACATCGCCTGCCTTGAGCCTGACCTCGAACGAAGTCAACGGCAGTGGTGTCGCTGTGTCGTCCCTGGCCGGGAACGCTTTGGTTGCACCTGGTGCGATGGGCACGACCACGGCGACTTTGGCGCTGGCTGACGGGTTCATCGGAAGCGCCAACGAAGTTTTGGCCAGCTTGACTGCTCAAAGCTCATTCACCGCAAACCGCGATCTGAGCGGCGTGAAGGCGTTGTTCGATGTTTCTGCATTCGTTGACGTTTCGCGAGATTCGGGCATGCCTTTGGGTACCGGCCGGGGAACAACCGAGTTGACTTTCGGCGTTAGCGGTTTCGGTTCGAACGTTGAAGTCGTTCTGACCCCCGTTGGAAACTTCAACCTGACCCAAGTTGGCGTTGGTCGTGCGGAAAACACCCCAACTCCTCCTCGTGCCTTCGAAACACAAGCGTTCAGCTTGTTGACCAACCGCACCTATGGCTTCACCGTTTCGCAGACCGTAACTGCGAACTTCAGTGCCGTTCCTGAGCCATCTTCGATCTGCGCCTTCGGTGCATTGGGAGTTGTTGGCTTGGTTGCTAGCCGTCGTCGCAAAGCTGCGAAGAACGCTTAG
- a CDS encoding glycosyltransferase family 2 protein has product MIQCIFWLAAGLLLHTYVLYPLFVGFVRRSQRPENSGELPSISVIVPAHNEAAVLEAKIENVRQLDYPADRIELLIFDDGSSDETAQIAEAHAGERVRFFRGETRSGKANAVNRLVDEAAHKMLLLTDANVSMNPDSVSQMVRHLSDPAVGAVTGEVRLVGSDKEFRSGEMLYYRLERRIQNAESSVGSVMGVDGAMYVMRRELFGTLPSDTILDDFLISMNILRAGKRIVYEPMATAVETGTPSARQEFNRRIRIAAGAVQLLKRGNVPRWNDPSIWFQFLSHKVLRWTSPAMIALMLASSAALATTHWFYSVILMTEVILLAIAVILVVKPSLRSTNLGGVIFFFALSQVAIAIGLFKGVFNRQPPQWEKGQRVKHTKILDGQ; this is encoded by the coding sequence ATGATCCAGTGCATTTTCTGGCTAGCGGCGGGATTGTTGTTACACACGTATGTGCTGTATCCCCTTTTCGTTGGTTTCGTTCGACGCTCTCAACGGCCAGAGAATTCCGGCGAACTTCCAAGTATTAGTGTGATTGTGCCTGCACACAATGAAGCAGCCGTATTAGAAGCAAAGATTGAAAACGTCCGGCAATTAGATTACCCGGCTGATCGAATCGAACTATTGATCTTTGACGATGGCAGCAGTGACGAGACGGCGCAAATTGCCGAGGCGCACGCGGGCGAACGGGTTCGTTTCTTTCGTGGCGAAACGAGGTCAGGCAAGGCGAACGCCGTCAACCGATTGGTTGACGAAGCGGCACACAAGATGTTGCTATTGACGGACGCGAACGTTTCCATGAATCCCGACTCTGTTTCCCAGATGGTGCGGCATTTGTCCGACCCCGCCGTTGGTGCGGTAACGGGCGAGGTCCGATTGGTCGGCAGTGACAAGGAATTTCGATCCGGTGAAATGCTTTACTATCGACTTGAACGTCGCATTCAAAACGCCGAGTCGAGCGTGGGCAGTGTGATGGGCGTTGACGGCGCGATGTATGTGATGCGGCGCGAACTATTCGGAACCTTGCCATCCGATACCATCTTGGATGATTTCCTGATCTCGATGAACATTCTGCGTGCCGGTAAACGGATCGTCTACGAACCGATGGCGACGGCCGTGGAAACGGGGACGCCCTCGGCCCGGCAAGAATTCAATCGTCGCATTCGCATTGCCGCGGGCGCAGTTCAGTTGCTCAAGCGTGGCAACGTCCCCCGCTGGAACGACCCCTCCATCTGGTTTCAGTTTCTTTCGCACAAAGTACTGCGGTGGACTTCACCCGCCATGATTGCATTGATGCTTGCTAGCAGTGCCGCTTTGGCGACGACGCACTGGTTCTATAGCGTCATTCTGATGACTGAAGTGATCTTGTTGGCGATCGCTGTCATTCTGGTTGTTAAGCCCTCACTTCGTTCGACGAATTTAGGTGGAGTGATCTTTTTCTTTGCGCTCAGCCAAGTGGCAATTGCGATTGGGCTTTTTAAGGGAGTCTTTAATCGCCAACCGCCACAGTGGGAAAAAGGCCAACGCGTGAAACACACGAAAATTCTTGACGGCCAATGA